CGGGTGACTTGTGGGCCCGAATGCACATCTCCTCCTTGGAATATGCTGCAGGAGACATGACCCgcaaggggaggagaaaggacagAGCTCGGGTGAGTGAACTGCTCCAAGGCCTTGCATTCTCTGGGGACTCAGATGTGGAAGAAGATAACAAGCTTGAGGCCCACCACGCTCAAAAGAAGCTAAAGATGTCAGATGTACCAGAGAAGAACTGGACCAAAAGAGACATTAAACCCAACTTCCCAAGCTGGTCAGTGCTGGATTCTGGACTTTTGAATCTCAAGAGTGAGAAGCTGAACCCAGTAGAGctctttgagttattttttgaTGATGAAATATTCAACATGATTGTCAATGAAACCAATAATTACGCATCTCAGAAAAATGTCAACCTGGAAGTCACAGTTCCGGAAATAAGGTGTGTCTTGGGTATCTTGCTTTTGAGTGGATTTGTGAGGCGTCCCCGAAGGGGAATGTACTGGGACATCTCTGATGCTGACCAGAACCTGGTTAGAGATGCAATTAGAAGGGACAGATTTGAATTGATTTTCTCATACCTACATTTTGCAGATAATAGCCACCTAGATCAAAAAGATAAGTTTACAAAGTTGAGGCCTCTCATAAAGCAAATGAATAGAAATTTCCTCCTCTATGCTCCCCTGGAAGAGTACTATTATTTTGGTAAGACGATGTGTGAATGCTTTGACAGTGACCAGTTCCTGAATGGGAAACCTCTTAGAATTGGCTATAAAATCTGGTGTGGCACAACCACACAGGGTTATCTGGTGTGGTTTGAGCCTTATCAAGAAGACTCAGCAGTGATGGTGGGTAAGGACGTCGATCTGGGTTTAGGTGGGAATCTCGTGCTGCATTTCGCTGATGTTCTTCTAGAGAGAGGCCAGTATCCCTACCACCTGTTTTTTGATAGCTTCTTCACGAGTATCAAATTGGTGTCAGCCTTGAAGAAAAAAGGACTGAGGGCAACAGGAACAATTCGAGAGAACAGGACTGAAAAATGTCCCCTCATGAATGCAGAACatatgaggaaaatgaagaaggGATATTTTGATTTCCGAGTAGAAGAAAACGAGGAGATAATTTTGTGTCGTTGGCATGGCGATGGCATTATCAGCCTGTGCTCCAACGCTGTGGGCATAGCACCAGCCCGGGAGCTCAGGTGTTCTGCTAATGAGGAGGACGTCCACCAGGGAGCTCAGCCGGCCCTAGTGAAACTGTATGGTGAGTGCAGGGAAGGTGTCGCCAAAATGGATCAAATCATTTCCAAGTACAGGGTGAGAATAAGAAGCAAGAAATGGTACTCAATTTTGGTGAGTTACATAATTGATGTGGCCATGAACAACGCCTGGCAGCTACATAGAGCCTGTAACCCGGGCACCACTCTAGATCTCCTAGAGTTTCGGAGATACGTTGCACATTTCTACTTGGAGCACAACGCTAATCCGTCAGATTAAGGCAGAAAAAATGAACATGATGCCAATATTAACAGGACAAAAATATCACAGGTACAAATCCGATTATACCCTTCCAAAGCAAACCTGATGCATGTAATGGAATTATTaagtaagtattttaaaatgccGAGAATCTGTGTAGAGTTTCAAAGACTACTGtaacaagtaatttttttaaaaactatctgtAAAAATGTTGAACTTGAGTGTTATCTTTTTCTATGACTAATTTTTGATGTGAGATATGGGAAATCATTTGTTGAACTGATTAAAgaggtacagtttcattctttcagcgcacaaattaattttttgtggagattttttaaaaatgcaagcacTGTCATAGTAACCACAGCATGGTGCTGAATCTGCAGTTGAAAATCCGGCAGAGCCCATGACATAAGGATGATCGAAGAAAGACCTTAGGTGATAACAGGCTGAAAACCTCAGTGCTGCTATAAAACTGGACCAGATGGTGGGCAGGAGAGGGGGCCCGGCCAGCACGCTGCAGGGCGTACTGTAAAGGAGAAACGGGGGAAGCAGTGCCTCTGGAGGCTGAAATGAAAGCTGTGGCTGCTGGGCCTCGGGACTGGCAGAAGCAGCCAAGAGTAAAGAAAACTGAGGAAACAGGAAGCAAATCAAGTAACAGCAGCATCTTCACgggaggaaaggagaagtcaCCAGCAGGGTAAAGTGGACATAAAGCCCATGGAGAAAAAGCTGTATGTCAAACTGAacagcctagaagaaatggataaattcctcaaagcacaaactatcaaaactgaatcacgaacaggggcgcctgggtggctcagtgggttaagcctctgcctttggctcaggtcatgatcccagggtcctgggatcaagcatcacattgggctctgtgctcagaagggagcctgctccccaccccctgccctgcctgccgctctgcctacttgtgatctgtctctctgttaaatatatatataaaatcttaaaaagaaaaaaaaaaatcaggaaaaaaaaaaaaagagaaaacttcaaacatgcccataaccagcaaagaaattaaatcagtaatcaaaaatctccaacaaataaaaatccaggaccagatggcttcacaggagaATTccaccaagcatttaaagaagagttaagggacgcctgggtggctcagttggttaagcagctgcctttggctcaggtcatgaccccagcgtcctgggatcgagtcccacatcgggctccttgctcagcagggagcctgcttctccctctgcctctgcctgcctgtgcttgctctcttcccctctctctctctgataaataaataaaatctttaaaaaaaaataaagaagagttaataccaatTCTACGCCCAGAATATcccaaaaaaaagaggaaggaaaacttccaaatcattccatgataccaaaaccagataaagacaccacgtAAAAAGGAACTAGAGGCTACAGCACAGAAATAGAGATGAATGGACCTTGTG
This genomic interval from Neovison vison isolate M4711 chromosome 1, ASM_NN_V1, whole genome shotgun sequence contains the following:
- the PGBD1 gene encoding piggyBac transposable element-derived protein 1 isoform X1; translated protein: MRAQTGQRSRRCLQRRRPLWQRCGSRRSRLSGTFRGPKKRRLSMDEALPGLTPENGDSLVKVEEQDPPWEQTWGSRESSRHAQELCRLRFRQFCYPEAQGPREALSRLRELCRRWLQPETHSKEQIVELLVLEQFLTILPEELQARVREQQPESGDEAVAALEDLEKDTGDPGQQTSVKTEEEATQALVTEQRPPLSQTPGSPHGKSAQEKVPDVCLMAEEVVNEDGLFNAKTETSQEMEHAAEAPGTASRDGMRQPPCTSVPADRTVAHLNTLKDRYPGDLWARMHISSLEYAAGDMTRKGRRKDRARVSELLQGLAFSGDSDVEEDNKLEAHHAQKKLKMSDVPEKNWTKRDIKPNFPSWSVLDSGLLNLKSEKLNPVELFELFFDDEIFNMIVNETNNYASQKNVNLEVTVPEIRCVLGILLLSGFVRRPRRGMYWDISDADQNLVRDAIRRDRFELIFSYLHFADNSHLDQKDKFTKLRPLIKQMNRNFLLYAPLEEYYYFGKTMCECFDSDQFLNGKPLRIGYKIWCGTTTQGYLVWFEPYQEDSAVMVGKDVDLGLGGNLVLHFADVLLERGQYPYHLFFDSFFTSIKLVSALKKKGLRATGTIRENRTEKCPLMNAEHMRKMKKGYFDFRVEENEEIILCRWHGDGIISLCSNAVGIAPARELRCSANEEDVHQGAQPALVKLYGECREGVAKMDQIISKYRVRIRSKKWYSILVSYIIDVAMNNAWQLHRACNPGTTLDLLEFRRYVAHFYLEHNANPSD
- the PGBD1 gene encoding piggyBac transposable element-derived protein 1 isoform X3, yielding MDEALPGLTPENGDSLVKVEEQDPPWEQTWGSRESSRHAQELCRLRFRQFCYPEAQGPREALSRLRELCRRWLQPETHSKEQIVELLVLEQFLTILPEELQARVREQQPESGDEAVAALEDLEKDTGDPGQQTSVKTEEEATQALVTEQRPPLSQTPGSPHGKSAQEKVPDVCLMAEEVVNEDGLFNAKTETSQEMEHAAEAPGTASRDGMRQPPCTSVPADRTVAHLNTLKDRYPGDLWARMHISSLEYAAGDMTRKGRRKDRARVSELLQGLAFSGDSDVEEDNKLEAHHAQKKLKMSDVPEKNWTKRDIKPNFPSWSVLDSGLLNLKSEKLNPVELFELFFDDEIFNMIVNETNNYASQKNVNLEVTVPEIRCVLGILLLSGFVRRPRRGMYWDISDADQNLVRDAIRRDRFELIFSYLHFADNSHLDQKDKFTKLRPLIKQMNRNFLLYAPLEEYYYFGKTMCECFDSDQFLNGKPLRIGYKIWCGTTTQGYLVWFEPYQEDSAVMVGKDVDLGLGGNLVLHFADVLLERGQYPYHLFFDSFFTSIKLVSALKKKGLRATGTIRENRTEKCPLMNAEHMRKMKKGYFDFRVEENEEIILCRWHGDGIISLCSNAVGIAPARELRCSANEEDVHQGAQPALVKLYGECREGVAKMDQIISKYRVRIRSKKWYSILVSYIIDVAMNNAWQLHRACNPGTTLDLLEFRRYVAHFYLEHNANPSD
- the PGBD1 gene encoding piggyBac transposable element-derived protein 1 isoform X2 translates to MMCVRNVKLSMDEALPGLTPENGDSLVKVEEQDPPWEQTWGSRESSRHAQELCRLRFRQFCYPEAQGPREALSRLRELCRRWLQPETHSKEQIVELLVLEQFLTILPEELQARVREQQPESGDEAVAALEDLEKDTGDPGQQTSVKTEEEATQALVTEQRPPLSQTPGSPHGKSAQEKVPDVCLMAEEVVNEDGLFNAKTETSQEMEHAAEAPGTASRDGMRQPPCTSVPADRTVAHLNTLKDRYPGDLWARMHISSLEYAAGDMTRKGRRKDRARVSELLQGLAFSGDSDVEEDNKLEAHHAQKKLKMSDVPEKNWTKRDIKPNFPSWSVLDSGLLNLKSEKLNPVELFELFFDDEIFNMIVNETNNYASQKNVNLEVTVPEIRCVLGILLLSGFVRRPRRGMYWDISDADQNLVRDAIRRDRFELIFSYLHFADNSHLDQKDKFTKLRPLIKQMNRNFLLYAPLEEYYYFGKTMCECFDSDQFLNGKPLRIGYKIWCGTTTQGYLVWFEPYQEDSAVMVGKDVDLGLGGNLVLHFADVLLERGQYPYHLFFDSFFTSIKLVSALKKKGLRATGTIRENRTEKCPLMNAEHMRKMKKGYFDFRVEENEEIILCRWHGDGIISLCSNAVGIAPARELRCSANEEDVHQGAQPALVKLYGECREGVAKMDQIISKYRVRIRSKKWYSILVSYIIDVAMNNAWQLHRACNPGTTLDLLEFRRYVAHFYLEHNANPSD